The nucleotide window TAAATTTAGGTGGAACGGCTGTATTACTGTCTATACCTTTTGCAGCTTTAGCATATTATGGAAGTAATAAAATAACATTCGCCATTCAAAAATCATCACAAAGTAAAAAGCTTGGTCTATCCAAGTCAGAGTATGAATTAATTGAATCACAGCTAAAACAAGCGAAAGGACATATACAGGCTTTAAATCAACAATATGTACGCGTTCGTTCGATTCGGTCATTTAAGCAAATTAATGAAATGTCAAAGCTTTCAAAGCGTATTATAAATATTGTTCAAACGAATCCACAAAAGTTTTATGCTGTTGAAGACTTCTTTTTTGCACATCTCCCTACTGCTGTGCAATTATCTGATAAATATACGCTGTTAACGAAAGAACAAGTTTCAGGTAACGACATCTATTTAGCTTTAGAGGATACACGAAAAACTTTAAAAGAGCTTCATGAGACAATGGAAGATGACTTAAAAAATGCCCTATCATCTGATATTGAAAACTTAAAAATCGAGCTTGATTTTGCAAAAATGTCGAATGACAAGCGGAAAGAACGATTAAAAATCGGCGGTGAGTAAGTCATGGGAAAAGAAATCAATCCATTCGATGCTTTTCAAACAAGTGAAAGTGTCGATATACAAGTATCAAAAGATCAATTCGCGGTGAACGTTGCAAACAATGTAACGGCACCGCTTTTCGCGTCTCTTAGTAATGATGCAAAACAACAGGCGATGCAGCTTGCACTTAGCTTAAAAAGTGAAAAATACGAAGAAATTTTAGCTTTCGGTTTACCTGCGCAAGAGGCAATGAAAAAATTTACTACGCAAATGCTTCAATACATTCAACGAAAGGATGTAAGAAAAGTTGGAGAAGTGCTCTCCGATTTAATGGAACAACTAGAAAAAATCGATCCAGATGCGTTAGTCGAAGAAGAAAGAGGCTTTTTTGCAAAGATTTTTAGTCGTCCAAAGCAATCGCTTCAAGAAGTCATGACACAATACAATAAACTTAGCATACGAATTGACCGACTAAGTATACAACTCGCACATAACCAAAATAGTTTGTTGTCAGATTACCAGTTTTTAAATGATCTCTATGCATTGAACGAAGATTACTTTCAAGGCATCAACGTCTACATAGCTGGCCTTGAAATTAAAAAGCAACATATTAAAGAAGTTGTACTACCAGCACTTGAACAGGCTGCACTTTCTGAAGAAGACCCATTTAAGCAACATGAATTAAAGGATGTACAAATGCAGCTTGAATGGCTTGAGCGACGCATGTACGATTTAGAACTGTCTCGTGAGGTAGCCATTCAATATGCACCACAAATTCGAATGATTCAACAAACAAATCAAATGCTTATGGAAAAAATACAAAGTTCAATTATGAATACAATTCCGTTATGGCAGTCACAAATTAGTATGCTACTAAGCATGAACAATCAACGACGTGCCATGCAATCTCAGCAACGTTTAATGGACGTTTCTCAACAATTATTAAAAAAGAATGGAAAAATGCTTCACAATTCTTCAAAAGCACGCAAACAGCAGCTATTAAAACATGAGGATATTGACCGCTTTAAACAAACTCAATTAAAGCTATTACAAGATATTGAAGAAACATTACGCGTACAAGTTACAAGTGAT belongs to Solibacillus sp. FSL R7-0682 and includes:
- a CDS encoding 5-bromo-4-chloroindolyl phosphate hydrolysis family protein gives rise to the protein MLGPINFLTRQIINFLVSFTAFVVSAVNLGGTAVLLSIPFAALAYYGSNKITFAIQKSSQSKKLGLSKSEYELIESQLKQAKGHIQALNQQYVRVRSIRSFKQINEMSKLSKRIINIVQTNPQKFYAVEDFFFAHLPTAVQLSDKYTLLTKEQVSGNDIYLALEDTRKTLKELHETMEDDLKNALSSDIENLKIELDFAKMSNDKRKERLKIGGE
- a CDS encoding toxic anion resistance protein yields the protein MGKEINPFDAFQTSESVDIQVSKDQFAVNVANNVTAPLFASLSNDAKQQAMQLALSLKSEKYEEILAFGLPAQEAMKKFTTQMLQYIQRKDVRKVGEVLSDLMEQLEKIDPDALVEEERGFFAKIFSRPKQSLQEVMTQYNKLSIRIDRLSIQLAHNQNSLLSDYQFLNDLYALNEDYFQGINVYIAGLEIKKQHIKEVVLPALEQAALSEEDPFKQHELKDVQMQLEWLERRMYDLELSREVAIQYAPQIRMIQQTNQMLMEKIQSSIMNTIPLWQSQISMLLSMNNQRRAMQSQQRLMDVSQQLLKKNGKMLHNSSKARKQQLLKHEDIDRFKQTQLKLLQDIEETLRVQVTSDEKRHEIEHTIIEHK